The window cccttttccatatctacttccctttttttatgttatatcagtactatcaaattttacatgtattttttgtatatccacaacagaaatacaattctcaagagttatttttacctttttctgcatctcttgagttctattcttgagatcaaatttttgtttaattctggttttcttcagaaacaaatggaattcatttgtttcattaaatgtccatcttcttccctggaagaaaatgctcaagcttagctgggtagtttattcttggctgcatccaagttcttgtgccttttggaatatcatattcaggcccttctttcctttaatgtagaggcagccagatcctgggtgatccttattgtggcacctcagtatttaaatggtttttggctgcttgtaaaattttttcctttatctgatagttctgaaattttgccacaatattccttggtgtttttattttagggtttctttcagaaggtgttcgatgaattctttcaatgcctattttaccttctgattcctattacatctgggcagttctctttgatgatttcttgtaaaatagtatctaggctcttttttttcatcatagttttcggaaagtccaataatcctcagattatctctcctagatctattttccaagtctgtcattttagcaagtagataattcatggttttcagtttgtcattttttggttttgcttgactgattcttgctgtctcaatgcatcattagtttcaatttgttcagttctaatttttaaagaattattttcttcattagctttttacttctttctgtatatgtccaattgagttttgaatgtattgttttggtctgtggaatttttccatttcactaattttttttttagtgaattattttcttttcaattcacagatcctactttcttgcgtgttctttgtcttttcaattccacggatcctactttcttcgaattctttgtcttttctaattcacaaatcctactttctagtgaattctttatttttcaattcacaattcttactttcctgtgattttttatttttccaattcataatttGCACTTcctgaatttttaacttttcaatttgtatttcaggaagttgttgctctcttgtaaggcttctctttcctttccccatttatcttctaactctcttttgagacttttaatggtctcttctatgagagcatcatgtaacggaggacagtctgatgcattttttctgtttgaggtctcttcaggtttgctgacctgctctttttctgcatagaagctgtcgattgttcttttcatctttttattcatgttttaaagcctttagggtgggtctcctaggcaaggggttaccagcttcctctgcagagcagggaagatttaaagcgatttccggctccgaggtatggggtgctctgggtgagagttttccttccccaacaggaagtggattcagcactggcgagctatcaaactgcttagtagggctgagtgggttagcgattgccctcggctagagactaaggggtgaaagtgtcactgccccaggccggagcctcttgtgggactgtgagtattagcagctgaccgcagaccgcagaccgccctgaactctgccccagtgtctctgcccaatgcaaatcggccctggaaaagctctatggccccaagccaagctcctcactgtgcagattggaggctaacccgggctcgtcctcctgccgtgcaggatcacaactgcccaaggaaaagcccttactgcgggttggggctgcggcgcttgtgctgagatctgtgctttcaccctcggtttgagactctcctcggaacctaatttctctcccgtctgcgctgatctccccctggcccgtaaccaacctttttggcgagactgcagattttctttggcaggtgagttgttctacttcttatctttccgaattgtagcagtcaagactatttttgaggctcgatataatattggtaacgagggtaagagaagagcttagaaagtcgcgtgtgtcttctccgccatcttggctccgcccttcTCCACATCACATTTTgataattctcacaatatttcaattttttactaCTGTTATATCTGTTGTGTTGATCTGTGATAAGTGATCTTTGAtgtaactattttatttttttgggaatATCACAAATGATCCCCTTACAAAACtgtaaattaaatcaatatatgttgtatatgttCTGACTACTCCACCAACCACTtgttctatcatctatctaccttTCCTTGGACCTCCCTATTCTCTGAGGGCGCTCGGGAGTCTGCTCTATAGGCAGGGAGAGGAGCCAGAGCCAGGGTGGGGGGGGCTGGGTGTCTGCCGTCTGGTTTCtctggggggtgggagggggactGGTGTGAGTGACAGAGCACCAAAAGTATGGAGTGGAACTCTCTGTTACTCCTCCTGGAAGCAGCCGAGTACTTGGAGAGAAGAGACCGAGAAGCCGAACACGGCTACGCGTCCGTGCTGCCCTTCGACAGCGAGtattccaggaaaaaaacaaagacgGCCGCCTTGGCCAGGAAATCTCAGAATAACAGGTCTTCGCACAACGAGCTAGAAAAGCATAGACGAGCCAAACTGCGGTTGTATTTGGAACAACTCAAGCAGCTTGTGCCCCTGGGGCCGGACAGTACCCGCCACACGACCCTCAGccttttgaaaagagccaggaTGCATATCAAGAAATTGGAAGAACAGGACCGGAAAGCCCTGAACGTGAAGGAACAGCTGCAGCGTGAGCATCGCTACCTCAAACGCCGCCTGGAGCAGCTCTCGGTTCAAGGCATGGAACGTGTGCGCACCGACAGTACCGGCTCGACCATCTCCACAGACTCGGAGCAAGAAGTGGACATTGAAGGAATGGAGTTCACCCCAGGGGAAATGGACAGTGTTGGGAGTGCCAGTGATGCCGATGACCACTACAGTTTGGGCAGCGGCTCCAGTGACAGCAGCTACTCCCACTCCCGCAGACTGTCGGGCCGGCTCTCGTAGGGCCCGAGCGAGCACCCCCCGACCCCGTCCACCTCCGGAGCATCCAACTGAAGCACTTAGACTGAAGACCGATTACACAATATTACATAAGCTTAGTTGATAaagcagagatgggatttgagaGGATTGACTCCAATTTGAAAGAAGTTCTATTGTGGATAAAATGCAATCAAAAAGTATCACATGCTACAGAATAATCTTTCTTAAAAATAAGTCAATTGATGCAGCaaatttcattgttgtcttattttcaGAAATTGCCATAACCATCTCCATCCTTCTGCAATCATCATCCTGCTCAGTCAGTAGACATAAATATTGAGTCAAGATCCTCCACCAGCAAAAACTCACTGAAAGCTCAGGTGATACAATTTTAATTCAGGCACTGTTGTGCTACAGTTCTTTTTAATTAtcctgactcggtttccctaatTGGTTCTTCCTCGTTTCCCTAAAatgttctgccttagtttccttaactgttctgcctcaaccCCTTTAGTTGCAAAACCCCactctggttcattaagactgagggTCACCttctctaaggttataaattgttaatgtaagactcaagataagggggagatcAAACTTCTTGGCTCCTAActcttctgtcctcaagaatttatggcacTATCCCCctctaaatattccaaaagataagattatctgggatacctcattgacatctttatttctgtttatttagaCATTCTGACTCTGGCTTCAAGTTTCCCTGTCCTGTTCAGTCAATTAAACTCTccaattaacaaaatattaagaactctctaatctctatcttgcctcagtttctccggcattacattttggaggcctCAGAGAGATATTAGAAACTGAGAATGGGAGTAGAGATCAGAGACCTTTGGGGTCTCTGCCTTAGGCCATGGGGTGACTAGAGATCTAagttcttggcctggagaggccaGTCCTCTGGATTTGTTTCCAGAGTCTCCAGAGAAGAGAGTGGTTTTCAGTTGTTGCTATGCCCTAAGGTAGATACCTTTATATTCGGCCTTGGGAGAGTAAGTTTACATATCTCTTTTAGGACATCTGATCTGTTCTGTCTGTCTATGCTAACATCtgtattctcagaataataaaatgctgATAGACATCAAATTCTGAGAAGGATA of the Sarcophilus harrisii chromosome 1, mSarHar1.11, whole genome shotgun sequence genome contains:
- the LOC116420652 gene encoding max dimerization protein 4-like; protein product: MEWNSLLLLLEAAEYLERRDREAEHGYASVLPFDSEYSRKKTKTAALARKSQNNRSSHNELEKHRRAKLRLYLEQLKQLVPLGPDSTRHTTLSLLKRARMHIKKLEEQDRKALNVKEQLQREHRYLKRRLEQLSVQGMERVRTDSTGSTISTDSEQEVDIEGMEFTPGEMDSVGSASDADDHYSLGSGSSDSSYSHSRRLSGRLS